The Vibrio toranzoniae sequence AACCGGGTACCGTTATCGGTTATGAACGCAATATTTACACCAACGAGAAGTACGACAAAGCCGGTATCGAAGTTCTGACAATTCCGGGCAACGAACTCGGTCGTGGCCGTGGTGGCGCTCGTTGTATGAGTTGTCCTATCGAAAGAGACGGTATCTAAGTCAAATAGCTCAGCTAATCGCAAACAATAGCGTATCTAGGCCAGTATTATTTTACTGGCCTTTTTTATCAAAAAAATAAAATAAGTATTCACAAATACAGCATTTTTATGTTTAACTGAGTTCTTCATTGATTCTATATACCCAAGGAGCGAGAGATGGCCTTTAATCTTCGCAATCGTAACTTTCTAAAACTTCTCGACTTTACTCCTAAAGAGATTCAGTTTTTACTCGATCTGTCTGCTGACCTAAAAAAAGCTAAGTATGCAGGTACAGAGCAGAAAAAGCTTAACGGCAAAAACATCGCTTTGATCTTTGAAAAAGCATCAACTCGAACTCGATGCGCTTTTGAGGTCGCCGCCTTTGATCAAGGTGCTCAAGTCTCTTATTTGGGTCCTTCTGGTTCTCAGATTGGTCAGAAAGAATCAATGAAAGATACGGCTCGTGTACTAGGTCGTATGTACGATGGTATTGAATATCGCGGTTTTGGCCAGAGCATTGTCGAAGATCTTGGCGCATACGCTGGTGTGCCGGTTTGGAATGGTCTAACCGATGAATTTCATCCAACCCAGATCTTGGCTGATTTCCTCACTATGCTTGAGCATGGTCGTGGTAAACATCTGCACCAAATCAGCTTTGCCTATCTTGGTGATGCACGTAATAACATGGGGAACTCTCTGTTAGTGGGTGCTACTAAAATGGGCATGGATATTCGCCTTGTCGCGCCAAAAGCATTTTGGCCAGAAGAACAACTCGTTGAAGAGTGCCAAGCTATTGCGCAAAATACAGGTGCAAAAATCACGCTAACTGAAGACGTAACTGAAGGCGTGAAAGATTGTGATTTCCTTTACACCGATGTTTGGGTTTCCATGGGTGAAGCGCCCGAAGCTTGGGACGAACGCGTGGCTGTAATGACGCCTTACCAAGTGAATATGGATGTCATAAAGCTCACAGGTAACCCTCAAGTGAAGTTCATGCATTGCCTGCCTGCTTTCCACAACAATGAAACAGTGATCGGCCAGCAAGTCGCAGACAAATATGGAATGAACGGTTTGGAAGTAACAGACGAAGTGTTTGAATCTGATTACTCTATTGTGTTTGATGAAGCAGAGAATCGTATGCACACCATCAAGGCCGTAAT is a genomic window containing:
- a CDS encoding ornithine carbamoyltransferase, with protein sequence MAFNLRNRNFLKLLDFTPKEIQFLLDLSADLKKAKYAGTEQKKLNGKNIALIFEKASTRTRCAFEVAAFDQGAQVSYLGPSGSQIGQKESMKDTARVLGRMYDGIEYRGFGQSIVEDLGAYAGVPVWNGLTDEFHPTQILADFLTMLEHGRGKHLHQISFAYLGDARNNMGNSLLVGATKMGMDIRLVAPKAFWPEEQLVEECQAIAQNTGAKITLTEDVTEGVKDCDFLYTDVWVSMGEAPEAWDERVAVMTPYQVNMDVIKLTGNPQVKFMHCLPAFHNNETVIGQQVADKYGMNGLEVTDEVFESDYSIVFDEAENRMHTIKAVMVATLGQ